The following proteins are co-located in the Sphingorhabdus lutea genome:
- the gltB gene encoding glutamate synthase large subunit → MTTNFPTAEHERMANEGMYRPEFEGDACGVGLIAATDGNASRRVVVAAIDALKAVWHRGAVDADGKTGDGAGIHVDLPVRFFDDAIAASGHAVQPNHLAVGMIFLPRTDLNAQETCRTLVESELIAAGYTIYGWRQVPVNVSVIGDKAQRTRPEIEQIMIAGPLPEEQSRAEFEKQLYLVRRRIEKQVIAAQVNDFYICSLSNQSIIYKGLFLAESLSDFYPDLQDDRFISRVAIFHQRYSTNTFPQWWLAQPFRQLAHNGEINTIRGNKNWMKSHEIKMASLAFGDHSNDIKPVIPAGSSDTAALDAVFETLVRSGKEAPTAKLMLIPEAWHSNSDLPETHKAMYQYMASVMEPWDGPAALAMVDGKWALAGVDRNALRPLRYSITNDNLLVIGSETGMVVLPESSVIEKGRLGPGQMIAVNLDEGAVYRDKDLKDRTANEQDYTALVKGFRNINDLPLADDDASFNWDKAELTRRQVAAGMTLEDVEMVLAPMAEDAKEAIGSMGDDSPLAVVSDKPRLISQFFRQNFSQVTNPPIDSLRERHVMSLKTRFSNLANILDEKSQNEDVLVLESPVLTNKDWVRLSKAFTKVVAHIDCCYDPESGVNGMRAAIARIREEAENAVRTGKTELFLSDENIGPDKISIPMVLAAAAVHTHLVRKGLRSYSSVNVRSSECLDTHYFAVLIGVGATTVNAYVAEQSIVDRHNRGLLDGFTLEQAIENYRVAVNEGLLKILSKMGIAVISSYRGGYNFEAVGLSRALVNELFPGMPTKISGEGYASLFLNSQMRHEQAYESGAIRLPIGGFYKARHGGETHAYSAGVMHLLQSSVANDSYSTYLQFSQAVKEMPPVYLRDLMEFNYINKAVPIDDVEAITEIRKRFITPGMSLGALSPEAHETLAIAMNRIGAKAVSGEGGEDSSRYTPYPNGDNANSVIKQVASGRFGVTAEYLGSCDEIEIKVAQGAKPGEGGQLPGFKVTEFIAKLRHSTPGVTLISPPPHHDIYSIEDLAQLIYDLKQINPRARVCVKLVSSAGIGTIAAGVAKAHADVILVSGNVGGTGASPLTSIKYAGTPWEMGLSEANQVLTLNRLRHRVKLRTDGGLKTGRDIVIAAILGAEEFGIGTLSLVAMGCIMVRQCHSNTCPVGVCVQDERLREKFTGTPEKVINLMSFIAEEVREILAQLGYTSLDEIIGQTHLLRQVSRGAEHLDDLDLNPILAKVDAPDHERRFGIKTHRNEVPDSLDAQIIQDAKAVFERGEKMQLTYNVRNTHRAVGTRLSSEITRLYGMKSLNEGHVHIRLRGSTGQSLGAFLCQGISLEVFGDANDYVGKGLSGGTIIVRPTVSSALQSQENSIVGNTVLYGATSGKLFAAGQAGERFAVRNSGAKVVVEGCGSNGLEYMTGGIAVILGKTGNNFGAGMTGGMAFVLDLDDSFEKSANPESIMWQRLESAYWEEELKNLVIEHAEKTDSKWSQNILHDWENMRGKFWQICPKEMLERLSQPLSDKPTLQAAE, encoded by the coding sequence ATGACAACAAATTTTCCAACTGCTGAACATGAACGCATGGCCAATGAAGGCATGTATCGCCCCGAATTTGAAGGTGATGCGTGCGGCGTCGGCCTTATCGCCGCGACAGATGGCAATGCATCGCGCCGTGTGGTGGTGGCCGCCATTGATGCGTTAAAGGCTGTGTGGCACAGGGGCGCGGTGGACGCAGATGGGAAAACCGGCGATGGCGCGGGTATCCATGTGGATTTGCCCGTGCGATTTTTTGACGATGCCATTGCGGCAAGCGGTCATGCGGTACAGCCAAATCATTTGGCGGTGGGCATGATTTTCCTGCCCCGCACAGATTTAAATGCACAGGAAACATGCCGCACCTTGGTGGAATCTGAACTTATCGCGGCGGGATATACCATTTATGGATGGCGGCAAGTGCCCGTCAATGTGTCGGTTATTGGGGATAAGGCACAGCGCACCCGCCCCGAAATTGAACAAATTATGATTGCCGGTCCGTTGCCGGAGGAACAATCACGCGCAGAATTTGAAAAACAATTATATCTGGTCCGCCGCCGGATTGAAAAACAGGTTATCGCCGCACAGGTAAATGATTTTTATATCTGCTCTCTTTCCAACCAATCCATTATTTATAAGGGGCTGTTTCTGGCCGAAAGCCTATCCGATTTTTATCCTGATTTACAGGATGATCGCTTTATCAGCCGCGTGGCCATTTTCCACCAAAGATATAGCACCAATACATTCCCCCAATGGTGGTTGGCCCAACCATTTCGCCAATTGGCCCATAATGGCGAAATTAACACCATAAGGGGCAATAAAAATTGGATGAAAAGCCATGAAATAAAAATGGCCAGCCTTGCCTTTGGTGATCATTCCAACGACATTAAACCTGTTATCCCTGCCGGATCATCCGATACCGCCGCATTGGACGCGGTGTTTGAAACATTGGTCCGTTCGGGCAAGGAAGCACCAACCGCCAAATTGATGCTGATCCCAGAGGCATGGCACAGCAATAGCGACCTGCCCGAAACGCATAAGGCAATGTATCAATATATGGCGAGCGTGATGGAACCATGGGATGGTCCTGCCGCACTTGCCATGGTTGATGGCAAATGGGCGCTTGCTGGGGTTGACCGCAATGCGCTACGCCCGCTGCGTTATTCAATTACCAATGATAATCTTCTGGTCATCGGTTCTGAAACCGGCATGGTTGTTCTGCCCGAAAGCAGCGTGATTGAAAAAGGCCGCCTTGGCCCAGGGCAAATGATTGCCGTTAATTTGGATGAAGGCGCGGTATATCGTGACAAGGATTTAAAAGACCGTACTGCCAATGAACAGGATTATACCGCATTGGTAAAAGGGTTTCGTAATATTAACGATCTGCCCTTGGCCGATGATGATGCATCATTTAACTGGGACAAGGCAGAATTAACCCGCCGGCAAGTCGCCGCTGGCATGACATTGGAAGATGTCGAAATGGTCCTTGCCCCCATGGCTGAAGATGCCAAGGAAGCCATTGGGTCAATGGGCGATGACAGCCCGCTTGCCGTGGTAAGTGATAAGCCGCGTTTAATCAGCCAATTTTTCCGCCAAAATTTTAGCCAAGTGACCAACCCGCCAATTGACAGTTTGCGCGAACGTCATGTGATGAGCCTGAAAACTCGTTTTTCCAACCTTGCCAATATTTTGGATGAAAAAAGCCAAAATGAAGATGTGCTGGTATTGGAAAGCCCGGTTTTAACCAATAAGGATTGGGTGCGCCTGTCCAAGGCATTTACCAAAGTGGTGGCGCATATTGATTGCTGTTATGATCCCGAAAGCGGGGTAAATGGCATGCGCGCGGCGATTGCACGGATTAGGGAAGAAGCGGAAAATGCCGTCCGCACGGGCAAAACCGAATTATTCCTGTCCGATGAAAATATCGGCCCTGATAAAATCTCCATACCCATGGTGCTGGCCGCAGCTGCGGTGCACACCCATTTGGTTCGCAAGGGACTGCGCAGCTATTCCTCCGTCAATGTGCGTTCTTCGGAATGTTTGGATACCCATTATTTTGCCGTGTTAATTGGCGTTGGCGCGACAACGGTTAATGCTTATGTGGCCGAACAATCAATTGTCGATCGTCATAATCGCGGTTTGTTGGACGGATTTACCCTTGAACAGGCGATTGAAAATTACCGTGTGGCGGTGAATGAGGGATTGTTAAAAATCCTATCCAAAATGGGCATTGCCGTTATTTCCAGCTATCGCGGCGGATATAATTTCGAAGCCGTAGGATTAAGCCGCGCCTTGGTGAATGAGCTTTTCCCCGGAATGCCGACCAAAATATCAGGTGAAGGCTATGCCTCCTTATTCCTCAATTCACAAATGCGCCATGAACAGGCATATGAAAGCGGGGCAATCCGCCTGCCCATTGGTGGGTTTTATAAGGCCCGCCATGGTGGCGAAACCCATGCCTATTCCGCCGGCGTTATGCATTTATTGCAAAGCTCCGTCGCCAATGACAGCTATTCCACCTATTTGCAATTTTCCCAAGCGGTAAAGGAAATGCCGCCCGTATATTTACGCGATTTGATGGAATTTAACTATATTAACAAAGCTGTGCCAATTGACGATGTGGAGGCGATTACCGAAATTCGTAAACGCTTTATCACCCCGGGGATGAGCCTTGGCGCTTTATCGCCAGAGGCGCATGAAACATTGGCCATTGCCATGAACCGAATTGGCGCAAAGGCAGTTTCGGGCGAAGGCGGCGAAGATAGCAGCCGCTATACCCCCTATCCCAATGGTGATAATGCGAACAGCGTGATTAAACAGGTGGCATCGGGCCGTTTTGGCGTTACCGCCGAATATTTGGGGTCATGCGATGAGATTGAAATAAAGGTTGCCCAAGGTGCAAAGCCTGGCGAAGGCGGGCAATTACCCGGTTTTAAAGTAACCGAATTTATTGCAAAACTGCGCCATTCAACCCCCGGTGTAACCTTAATATCACCCCCGCCTCATCATGATATTTACTCCATTGAGGATTTGGCACAGTTAATTTATGATTTGAAACAAATTAACCCACGTGCGCGCGTTTGCGTGAAATTGGTCAGCTCCGCCGGCATTGGAACAATTGCGGCAGGCGTGGCAAAGGCGCATGCCGATGTCATTTTGGTTTCGGGCAATGTTGGCGGTACAGGTGCATCCCCCTTAACCAGCATTAAATATGCCGGAACGCCATGGGAAATGGGCCTGTCCGAGGCGAACCAAGTCTTAACGCTTAATCGGCTTCGTCACCGCGTAAAATTACGTACCGATGGCGGGTTAAAAACGGGCCGCGATATTGTTATCGCCGCCATTTTGGGCGCGGAAGAATTTGGTATTGGCACATTAAGCCTGGTCGCCATGGGGTGCATCATGGTGCGCCAATGCCACAGCAACACCTGCCCTGTGGGGGTATGTGTTCAGGATGAACGCTTGCGCGAGAAATTTACCGGCACACCGGAAAAGGTCATCAATCTTATGTCCTTTATTGCGGAGGAAGTGCGCGAAATATTGGCGCAGCTTGGCTATACATCATTGGATGAGATTATCGGCCAAACCCATTTATTACGTCAGGTAAGCAGAGGCGCAGAGCATTTGGACGATCTTGACCTTAACCCTATTTTGGCAAAGGTTGATGCGCCCGATCATGAACGCCGCTTTGGCATCAAAACCCACCGTAATGAAGTACCAGACAGTTTGGACGCGCAAATTATTCAAGATGCAAAGGCTGTATTTGAACGGGGTGAGAAAATGCAGCTTACCTATAATGTTCGCAATACCCACCGCGCCGTTGGCACACGCCTGTCATCGGAAATAACAAGACTTTATGGCATGAAATCATTGAATGAGGGCCATGTTCATATCCGTCTGCGCGGGTCAACGGGACAATCGCTTGGCGCATTTTTATGCCAAGGGATTAGCTTGGAAGTATTTGGCGATGCCAATGATTATGTGGGCAAGGGATTATCCGGCGGGACAATTATTGTCCGCCCAACGGTCAGCTCCGCCCTGCAAAGTCAGGAAAATAGCATTGTCGGCAACACTGTTTTATATGGCGCGACATCGGGCAAATTATTTGCGGCGGGTCAAGCGGGTGAGCGTTTTGCCGTGCGCAATAGCGGCGCCAAAGTCGTGGTCGAGGGATGCGGATCAAACGGCCTTGAATATATGACCGGCGGCATTGCGGTTATTTTGGGCAAAACGGGCAATAATTTTGGAGCAGGCATGACCGGCGGTATGGCATTTGTTCTTGATTTGGATGATAGTTTTGAAAAATCCGCCAACCCTGAATCCATTATGTGGCAACGGTTGGAAAGCGCCTATTGGGAAGAAGAATTAAAAAATCTTGTCATCGAACATGCCGAGAAAACCGACAGTAAATGGTCGCAAAATATTCTGCATGATTGGGAAAATATGCGCGGTAAATTTTGGCAAATTTGCCCCAAGGAAATGTTGGAACGGCTGTCCCAGCCTTTATCCGACAAACCCACATTACAGGCGGCCGAATAA
- a CDS encoding VOC family protein — protein MPKIALNYIEIQSNDVARAKLFYQQLLGLKFTEYGPEYIAAEDGPAHFAIAAAHEVKTPPLPVFETDDIGASYALAQSSGQKIVAEIFGYPGGQRFEMLDVDGNRIAIYQPNS, from the coding sequence ATGCCCAAAATAGCGTTAAACTATATTGAAATTCAATCAAATGACGTAGCGCGGGCCAAATTATTTTATCAACAATTGCTTGGTTTAAAATTCACTGAATATGGACCAGAATATATTGCCGCAGAGGATGGCCCCGCCCATTTTGCGATCGCGGCGGCCCATGAAGTAAAAACCCCGCCCCTGCCTGTTTTTGAAACCGATGATATAGGCGCAAGCTATGCATTGGCGCAATCATCTGGGCAAAAAATTGTTGCAGAAATATTCGGATATCCCGGCGGGCAAAGATTTGAAATGTTGGATGTGGATGGCAACCGCATTGCAATTTACCAACCCAATTCTTAA
- a CDS encoding glutathione S-transferase family protein, which produces MWRLHQFPICPFSRKVRLLMGEKGIAYSLQSEFPWELRDEFLYMNPTGRTPVLVHEEKNITLCDSMAICEYLDETVDSAKMINGSAEYRAEIRRLVSWFDEQFYGDVTAPLLHERMRKRLVSRESPNAGVLREAMRLANGHLDYMDYLIDHRNWMAGAKMSLADLAAAAQLSVADYLGGIDWTGHAQTKAWYSMFKSRPSFRPLLSERMKAIAPPAHYDQVDF; this is translated from the coding sequence ATGTGGCGTCTGCATCAATTTCCTATTTGTCCTTTTTCACGCAAGGTCCGTCTATTGATGGGCGAAAAAGGCATTGCATATAGCTTGCAAAGCGAATTTCCGTGGGAATTGCGCGATGAATTTTTATATATGAACCCCACGGGCCGCACACCCGTTTTGGTGCATGAAGAAAAGAATATCACCCTGTGCGACAGCATGGCCATTTGCGAATATTTGGACGAAACCGTTGACAGCGCCAAAATGATAAATGGCAGCGCGGAATATCGCGCCGAAATCCGCCGCCTTGTTTCATGGTTTGATGAACAATTTTATGGCGATGTTACCGCGCCCTTATTGCATGAACGGATGCGTAAAAGATTGGTATCGCGCGAATCCCCAAATGCCGGCGTGTTGCGGGAGGCGATGCGCCTTGCCAATGGCCATTTGGATTATATGGATTATTTAATCGACCATCGCAATTGGATGGCGGGCGCAAAGATGAGCCTGGCCGATTTGGCGGCGGCGGCCCAATTATCGGTTGCCGATTATCTTGGCGGCATTGATTGGACTGGACATGCCCAGACCAAGGCATGGTATTCCATGTTTAAAAGCCGGCCAAGCTTCCGCCCCTTATTGTCCGAGCGGATGAAGGCGATTGCCCCCCCTGCCCATTATGATCAGGTCGATTTTTAA
- the ubiG gene encoding bifunctional 2-polyprenyl-6-hydroxyphenol methylase/3-demethylubiquinol 3-O-methyltransferase UbiG: MAKASNDITILGAEAEHFGTLAADWWNPKGSSAMLHKLNPVRLAFIRRVIDDFFGTDPQLRQPILDKNIVDVGCGAGLLCEPLARLGGNIYGVDAAGENIAVARDHAANSGLKISYHHGEIGQIKLPFMDIVSSMEVLEHVLDPQIFLRQLADKLKSDGLMLLSTPNRTTASRLFLVEAAERFGMVPRGTHDWNKFIKPDELGQMLDNIGMEIIDMRGIGFSPAKGLHLSDNIDLNYILSAKFK; the protein is encoded by the coding sequence ATGGCAAAGGCAAGCAATGATATTACAATTTTAGGGGCTGAAGCGGAACATTTCGGTACTTTGGCGGCCGATTGGTGGAATCCAAAGGGCAGCTCGGCAATGCTGCACAAATTAAATCCGGTGCGGCTGGCCTTTATCCGCCGCGTAATTGATGATTTTTTTGGCACTGACCCACAATTAAGGCAGCCAATTTTGGATAAAAATATTGTTGATGTGGGATGCGGTGCGGGTTTGCTTTGCGAACCATTGGCCCGTTTGGGCGGCAATATATATGGCGTGGATGCGGCGGGTGAAAATATTGCGGTGGCGCGCGATCATGCCGCAAATTCTGGATTAAAAATTTCCTATCATCATGGCGAAATTGGCCAGATAAAATTACCTTTTATGGACATTGTCAGCTCGATGGAGGTGTTGGAACATGTCCTCGATCCACAAATATTCCTTCGTCAATTGGCTGATAAGTTGAAATCAGATGGATTGATGCTGTTATCCACACCAAATCGGACCACGGCATCGCGGTTATTTTTGGTGGAGGCGGCCGAACGTTTTGGCATGGTGCCGCGCGGCACACATGATTGGAACAAATTTATCAAGCCTGATGAGCTTGGCCAAATGCTGGATAATATTGGCATGGAAATTATTGATATGCGCGGTATTGGCTTTTCCCCGGCAAAGGGGCTGCATTTGTCCGATAATATCGATTTAAATTATATATTAAGCGCGAAATTTAAGTAA
- a CDS encoding aspartate kinase, with amino-acid sequence MARIVMKFGGTSMAGSERIRRVAQIVRSQADAGHEVAVVVSAMAGETDRLVNFCREANPLYDPAEYDVVVASGEQVTSGLLALTLQALGAKARSWLGWQMPIHTDKAYAKARIGNIDAEALIASMQSGEIAVIPGFQGLSDENRITTLGRGGSDTSAVAIAAAVKADRCDIYTDVDGVYTTDPRIVARARKLKAVTYEEMLELASVGAKVLQTRSVGLAMKEGVKVQVLSSFTDENAPNADSIPGTMIVSDEELEKMELENEIVERQLITGIAHDKNEAKLTLTRVPDLPGAVSNIFAPLADAAINVDMIIQNVGRDKGETDVTFTVPQADLVRCTSILENAREKIGFNRLISDTKVAKISVVGVGMKSHAGVASTMFTSLADRKINIQAISTSEIKVSVLIDEDETELAVRVLHTAYGLDAE; translated from the coding sequence ATGGCACGTATAGTAATGAAATTTGGCGGGACATCCATGGCGGGCAGCGAACGTATTCGCCGCGTCGCCCAAATTGTCCGCAGTCAGGCCGATGCCGGCCATGAAGTCGCCGTTGTTGTTTCCGCCATGGCGGGCGAAACCGATCGTTTGGTCAATTTTTGTCGAGAGGCAAATCCCCTATATGATCCAGCAGAATATGATGTGGTCGTGGCCAGCGGCGAACAAGTGACAAGCGGCTTGCTTGCCCTTACGCTACAGGCACTTGGTGCAAAGGCACGAAGCTGGCTTGGCTGGCAAATGCCCATCCACACCGACAAAGCATATGCCAAGGCACGTATCGGTAATATTGATGCAGAAGCCCTTATCGCGTCGATGCAGTCGGGTGAAATTGCCGTCATTCCTGGTTTTCAGGGGCTTAGCGATGAAAACCGCATCACCACATTGGGACGCGGGGGTTCAGATACCAGCGCGGTGGCCATTGCGGCGGCGGTAAAAGCGGACAGATGCGATATTTATACCGATGTTGACGGGGTATATACCACCGACCCGCGCATTGTTGCCCGCGCGCGTAAATTAAAAGCAGTCACATATGAAGAAATGTTGGAATTGGCCAGTGTGGGGGCAAAGGTTTTGCAAACCCGCTCGGTCGGTTTGGCCATGAAAGAAGGGGTAAAGGTTCAGGTTTTATCCTCCTTTACCGACGAAAATGCCCCCAATGCAGATAGCATCCCCGGCACAATGATTGTCAGCGATGAAGAGCTGGAAAAAATGGAATTGGAGAATGAAATAGTGGAACGCCAACTCATCACCGGTATCGCCCATGATAAAAATGAGGCAAAACTTACCCTTACCCGTGTGCCCGATTTACCCGGCGCAGTATCAAATATTTTTGCCCCCTTGGCCGATGCCGCCATTAACGTGGATATGATAATTCAAAATGTGGGCCGTGATAAGGGCGAAACCGATGTGACATTTACCGTGCCACAGGCCGATTTGGTCCGCTGCACCTCTATTTTGGAAAATGCGCGGGAGAAAATCGGATTTAACCGCCTTATTTCAGATACCAAAGTCGCCAAAATATCGGTTGTCGGTGTTGGTATGAAAAGCCATGCCGGCGTTGCCAGCACTATGTTTACATCTTTGGCGGACCGCAAAATCAACATACAGGCGATTTCCACATCGGAAATTAAGGTCAGCGTGCTGATTGATGAAGATGAAACCGAGCTGGCCGTGCGTGTGCTGCACACTGCCTATGGGCTTGATGCGGAATAA
- the katG gene encoding catalase/peroxidase HPI, with product MNDISKCPVMHGEARPLMGRSNRDWWPKALNMEILQQSGRRTDPVDADFNYAKSFEKIDYQQLKKDIRDLMTDSKPWWPADYGHYGPFFIRMAWHAAGTYRTADGRGGGNSGQQRFAPLNSWPDNGNLDKARRLLWPIKQKYGQQISWADLYILAGNVAIESMGGPVFGFGGGRADVFEPETVYWGNEDQWVSEGVQTRIDPDKQLELENPLAAIQMGLIYVNPEGPGGNPDPALSARDIRETFARMGMNDEETVALVAGGHAFGKAHGAGDAALVGEAPEGGDITQQGLGWTSGFESGVGAHAITSGIEGSWSSTPTQWNGNYFRLLMDYEYELVKSPAGAHQWQPINQKEEDMAPAAHDAGKKVPTMMTTADLALKTDPEYRKISENFRNNQAALDDAFARAWFKLCHRDMGPKARYVGPEVPAEDLIWQDPVPAGTALSDAEIAEFKKAILNSGLSIPQLVKAAWASASTYRKSDHRGGANGARVRLAPQNGWAVNDPEELSHVISKLEEIKGSANISIADLIVLGGTAAVEAAAKAAGMEISIPVTTGRGDASAEQTDVESFEVMEPQADGFRNYLKSKMSVRTEELLIDRADLLGLSISEMTVLVGGLRVLGANSGNREHGVFTERKGQLTNDFFANLLSMDVVWSAVEGSNDEEFVGTDRASGAEKWKASRADLIFGSHAQLRAMSEFYAENGNEAKFVKDFANAWAKIMDADRFDIA from the coding sequence ATGAACGATATATCAAAATGTCCGGTAATGCATGGCGAGGCACGCCCGTTAATGGGGCGCAGCAATCGTGATTGGTGGCCAAAGGCTTTAAATATGGAAATTTTGCAACAATCAGGTCGGCGCACTGATCCTGTTGATGCCGATTTCAACTATGCCAAATCATTTGAAAAAATCGATTATCAGCAATTGAAAAAAGATATTCGCGATTTGATGACCGATAGCAAGCCGTGGTGGCCCGCCGATTATGGTCATTATGGCCCATTTTTCATTCGCATGGCATGGCATGCTGCGGGCACATATCGCACCGCCGATGGTCGTGGCGGCGGCAATAGCGGACAGCAACGTTTTGCCCCGTTAAACAGCTGGCCCGACAATGGCAATTTGGATAAAGCGCGCCGTTTATTATGGCCGATTAAACAAAAATATGGTCAGCAAATCAGCTGGGCCGATTTATATATTCTTGCTGGAAATGTTGCCATTGAATCAATGGGCGGTCCGGTATTTGGATTTGGCGGCGGCCGCGCCGATGTGTTTGAACCAGAAACCGTTTATTGGGGCAATGAAGATCAATGGGTAAGCGAAGGCGTGCAAACCCGTATTGATCCCGATAAGCAATTGGAGCTTGAAAACCCATTGGCCGCGATTCAAATGGGGTTGATTTATGTTAATCCCGAAGGCCCAGGCGGCAATCCAGATCCCGCTTTGTCCGCCCGCGATATTCGTGAAACATTTGCTCGTATGGGAATGAATGACGAAGAAACCGTTGCATTGGTCGCCGGTGGCCACGCATTTGGCAAGGCACATGGCGCAGGCGATGCTGCCTTGGTCGGTGAAGCGCCAGAAGGCGGCGATATTACACAGCAAGGTTTGGGTTGGACCAGTGGATTTGAAAGCGGCGTTGGCGCTCATGCCATTACCAGCGGAATCGAAGGTTCATGGTCATCCACACCAACGCAGTGGAATGGCAATTATTTCCGCCTGTTGATGGATTATGAGTATGAATTGGTGAAAAGCCCCGCAGGCGCACATCAATGGCAGCCAATAAATCAAAAAGAAGAAGATATGGCACCTGCCGCGCATGATGCAGGCAAAAAAGTGCCGACCATGATGACGACCGCAGATTTGGCGTTAAAAACCGATCCTGAATATCGCAAAATTTCGGAAAATTTCCGCAATAATCAGGCGGCCTTGGATGACGCATTTGCGCGTGCTTGGTTCAAACTTTGCCACCGCGATATGGGGCCAAAGGCGCGTTATGTTGGACCTGAAGTCCCTGCCGAAGATTTGATTTGGCAAGATCCTGTTCCTGCGGGCACTGCATTAAGCGATGCCGAAATTGCCGAATTTAAAAAGGCGATTTTGAATAGCGGGCTTAGCATTCCTCAATTGGTCAAGGCGGCATGGGCATCGGCATCCACCTATCGCAAATCCGACCATCGTGGCGGTGCAAATGGTGCGCGCGTGCGGCTTGCCCCACAAAATGGATGGGCAGTAAATGATCCAGAGGAATTGTCGCATGTGATATCAAAGCTGGAAGAAATTAAAGGCAGTGCCAATATATCCATCGCCGATTTGATTGTTCTTGGTGGCACTGCAGCGGTTGAGGCCGCAGCAAAGGCCGCCGGAATGGAAATCTCCATCCCCGTTACAACCGGCAGGGGCGATGCCAGCGCAGAGCAAACCGATGTTGAAAGTTTTGAGGTAATGGAGCCACAGGCAGATGGCTTTAGAAATTATCTAAAATCAAAAATGTCGGTGCGCACTGAGGAATTATTGATTGATCGTGCTGATTTATTAGGGCTTTCCATTTCCGAAATGACTGTTTTGGTCGGCGGTCTTCGTGTTTTGGGCGCAAATAGCGGCAATCGCGAACATGGCGTCTTTACCGAAAGAAAAGGCCAGTTGACCAACGACTTTTTCGCCAATTTGTTAAGCATGGATGTCGTGTGGAGCGCGGTTGAAGGCAGCAATGACGAAGAATTTGTCGGAACAGACCGGGCCAGCGGTGCAGAAAAATGGAAAGCCAGCCGTGCCGATTTGATTTTTGGTTCGCATGCACAGCTTCGCGCAATGTCAGAATTTTACGCAGAAAATGGCAATGAAGCCAAATTTGTGAAAGATTTTGCCAATGCATGGGCAAAAATTATGGATGCTGATCGTTTTGATATAGCATAA
- a CDS encoding NAD(P)H-dependent flavin oxidoreductase, with product MSNLSTLMQRGTEFLGCDTAIMCGAMSWVSERHLVSAISNAGGFGVIACGAMTPELLDNEIAATKAMTQKPFGVNLITMHPQLFDLIAICDKHKVSHIVLAGGLPPKGSLEAIKATGAKVVCFAPALTLAKKFIRSGVDALVIEGMEAGGHIGPVATSVLAQEILPEVADQIPVFVAGGIGRGDLMASYLRMGASGVQMGTIFACATESIAHENFKKAFFRANARDAVASVQIDPRLPVIPVRALKNKGTEEFTAKQREVANLLDEGKVDMMEAQLQIEHYWAGALRRAVVDGDVENGSIMAGQSVGMVTKEQPVADIIAQIMKEGEAALS from the coding sequence ATGAGTAATTTATCAACGTTAATGCAGCGCGGCACCGAATTTTTGGGCTGTGACACCGCCATTATGTGCGGCGCGATGAGCTGGGTCTCTGAACGTCATTTGGTCAGTGCCATTTCAAATGCGGGAGGATTTGGGGTGATTGCATGCGGCGCAATGACGCCGGAATTATTGGACAATGAAATTGCAGCGACCAAGGCGATGACCCAAAAACCATTTGGTGTAAACCTTATCACCATGCATCCACAGCTTTTCGACCTTATCGCCATTTGCGATAAGCATAAGGTCAGCCATATTGTTCTTGCCGGTGGTCTGCCGCCAAAGGGCAGTTTAGAGGCGATTAAGGCCACCGGCGCAAAGGTGGTCTGTTTTGCCCCGGCCCTAACATTAGCAAAAAAATTCATCCGTTCGGGTGTTGATGCACTGGTTATTGAGGGGATGGAAGCAGGCGGCCATATTGGCCCGGTGGCAACATCGGTCTTGGCGCAGGAAATCCTGCCCGAAGTGGCCGACCAAATTCCCGTTTTTGTGGCAGGCGGCATCGGGCGTGGTGATTTAATGGCCAGCTATCTTCGCATGGGGGCATCGGGCGTGCAAATGGGCACTATTTTCGCCTGCGCTACCGAATCCATCGCCCATGAAAATTTCAAAAAGGCGTTTTTCCGTGCCAATGCCCGCGATGCAGTGGCCAGCGTGCAAATTGACCCGCGCCTTCCCGTTATTCCCGTTCGCGCCTTAAAAAATAAAGGCACAGAGGAATTTACGGCCAAACAACGCGAAGTCGCCAATTTATTGGATGAGGGCAAGGTCGATATGATGGAGGCCCAATTGCAAATTGAACATTATTGGGCGGGGGCACTGCGCCGTGCGGTGGTTGATGGCGATGTTGAAAATGGGTCAATTATGGCGGGCCAATCGGTTGGCATGGTGACAAAGGAACAGCCCGTGGCCGATATTATTGCGCAAATTATGAAAGAGGGCGAGGCGGCGCTTTCATAA